One stretch of Erythrolamprus reginae isolate rEryReg1 chromosome 7, rEryReg1.hap1, whole genome shotgun sequence DNA includes these proteins:
- the NECAP1 gene encoding adaptin ear-binding coat-associated protein 1, which produces MAAAEAEYESVLCVKPEVSVFRIPPRASNRGYRASDWKLEQPDWTGRLRVTSKGKVAYVKLEDKASGELFAQAPIDQYPGIAVETVNDSSRYFVLRIQDGNGRSAFIGIGFGDRGDAFDFNVALQDHFKWVKQETEISKESQELDSRPKLDLGFKEGQTIKLNIGNMPSKKGGAAKPRPAGSGGGLSLLPPPPGGKAGPPPPVPPLSSTAISNHVTPPPVPKSSGAGNTDILLDFDLPPASSSKRPAPPVVPGGGDLWGDFNTAPSAAPSEAAQPSSWVQF; this is translated from the exons ATGGCGGCGGCCGAGGCGGAGTACGAGTCGGTGCTCTGCGTGAAGCCCGAGGTCAGCGTCTTCCGCATCCCGCCGCGGGCCTCCAACCGCGGCTACCG GGCCTCGGACTGGAAGCTGGAGCAGCCGGACTGGACGGGGCGCCTGCGGGTGACCTCCAAGGGGAAGGTGGCCTACGTGAAGCTGGAGGACAAGGCCTCAG ggGAGCTCTTCGCACAGGCTCCGATCGATCAGTACCCAGGCATCGCAGTGGAGACGGTCAACGACTCCAGCCGGTATTTCGTCCTCCGGATCCAGGATGGAAACG GACGCAGCGCTTTCATCGGCATCGGCTTCGGGGACCGAGGAGACGCCTTTGACTTCAACGTGGCCCTCCAGGACCATTTCAA GTGGGTGAAGCAAGAGACGGAGATCTCCAAGGAGTCGCAGGAGCTGGACAGCCGGCCCAAGCTGGACCTGGGCTTCAAGGAGGGGCAGACCATCAAGCTGAACATTGGG AACATGCCCAGCAAGAAGGGGGGGGCTGCTAAGCCCCGGCCGGCCGGCTCAGGGGGGGGGCTCAGcctcctgccccctcccccggGGGGCAAAGCGGGCCCTCCCCCTCCGGTGCCCCCCCTCTCCTCCACAGCCATCTCCAACCACGTGACTCCGCCCCCCGTGCCAAAGTCCAGCGGTGCTGGCAACACAG atatcCTCCTAGACTTTGACCTGccccccgcctcctcctccaagCGCCCGGCGCCTCCCGTCGTCCCAGGGGGGGGCGATCTCTGGGGAGACTTCAACACGGCCCCCAG tGCTGCCCCCAGTGAGGCTGCTCAGCCCTCCAGCTGGGTCCAGTTCTGA